ggagaggggAAGCGGGTGGCTCACAGCGTGGGCTCGGAGGCGAGGGCGGCGTCGCGGTGGCCAACAACAGCGAAGCTCTGAGCGGCGTGACGACttcgggcggcggacggcggcgtggCCGCCATCCGACGGCGCCGTACTAGGGCAACGACGCGGGGAAGGGCAACGGCGTCAAAGCACTTCGGAGGAAGGTTTTGGAAGGGGACACGGAGGCCTTCCCCCGCCGGTAGTGCGCGCCAGCGAGGCACGAGGTACGCCTGTGACCTCGCACGCACGGCGCGCGTGAGCACCGATGGGGAAGAAGAACAGGGCCGCGACTAGGCCGGCAAGCGTGCAGGCGGCGAGCAGGGCTGCGGTGTTGGGCCGGTACGGACGAGGCGGCCTGGCGCGAGCGAGGCGGCCTGCTGGTCAGGCGGACGCAAGCCAAGCAGAGggggacgagcggcggcggcagctgggcTGGCGCGCGGGTTAGCGGGCCTGGCCTTGGGAATTGGGTTAGTTTTAGTTTTTGGTTTTTATTTGATTTAGATTTTaggtttgaattttgatttgAGTTAAAAATTCAAACCTCACACAAAAGCAAAGAATCCAAATAAAGCTCGAAAAGCATCAAATCAGCCACACATGTTTTGAAAAGAAATTTAGGTGAGAGAGATTCATAGCTTTTTCAAATGAGCACCACATACAACCataaaagttttaaatttttcgAAATTTTCACACATTCGAAAGTTacaatttttggaatattacagtCCACACCTCAAGCTCCGCCGAGCGCGACATCCGCTCGGAGGCCATGCGGCCGCGCAGCTCGTCGGAGAGCCCCACGTCGGCGCCGAGGGCGACCATCCCTACGTGCCTCTGGCCGTGCACCGGCACGCAGAATGTTGGCACCCGACCCCAGGCGAGCACGGCGCCGGCGTACgacaccgccaccgccccgcgcTCCTGGCACATCCCCAACGACATGATGTGGCAGCGGGGGCTGACGCCGTGGAGCGTGAGGTTGAAGGCCGGGTTGACCGTGGGCGCCGGCTCTGGGCCGTCGAGCCCGTCCAAGCCGGCGACGTCGACGGAGAAGGTGGGGTAGCGGGGATCCAGGGGGTCGCAAGCCACTAGCCACACGACACCGAGCCCAGCCAGTGCCACGAGGACGCATGCGATGATGATCTGGAGGGGATGTAGTCTGCGCCGGATCGCggtggcgccgtcgccgccgccggcgggagcaCGGGAGGTCGTTAACCCTCCTTCCAAGTGTGGCTCCATGGCAGAGATAGATGCATGGAGAAACTACGCGTGCAACAATGTACATACTCTAATTAATAAGGCATAAGAGTGCGTACGTGACAATATCTGCGTGCCGGATAGGAGAGGGACACGGATTGTATTGTATTTCTTAGCTAGGTATAAATTGATCTTGTAGGCTGTACAAATATCTCAAAAGGTGAAGTTCCACCGCAAACCCTAATGAATTGAAGTTCTTGATTCAATTCAAGAGGCGGAAACGTTGGACCAAGAGCTCCTAGCGACAACGCCCCGCAAGATCTCCAATGCCGAGAGCATAGCCGCTCTGCTGCTCATTGCAGGTCTCGCCATGCTGTTCGTCGTGACAGTTGTTTCGGTTCTTCAGGCCTTCTACACATCGAGTCCACCGACCGGAACCGTCCGCCGGAGATATCCATCGCCGTGGACGGGTGCTCCGGCCTCGACGCCGCCCGCGTCCCCCGGGCGTTCAACTTCACCGTGACCGTAGACAACGCCGGCAACGGCAGGTACGGCGTCTgcgtgggcggcgccgccgtggtccTGTACGGGGGCGTCCCGCTCGCCACCGGCCACGTGGAGGACCACTGCGTGCCGCCCCGTGGCGCCGGGGAGGTGGCCGTCCGCGCGGCGAGCGGAGGCGTCGGCCTGCCTGGCGAGCTGGCGGGGCTCATGgccgacgaggagaggcgcgccggcggcgtggcgcggctgGAGGTTCGCGTCGTCACGCTCGGGCGGCACGGGTCCCTCATGTGCAAGGCAAGCCTGATGGGCAGAAGCGCGGCTCGGTCGCCACCGTCACCTCGCGAGAGGCGCATCCTTGCGGATGAATCTGACGGTATTATAAGGCCGATTAACCCTCAGTACCCCTCGTTCCAAATCACTATTAACTTTTACCATGCATCTAGATGTATATTATAATTAGATCAGcaagaaaaaattataaatctagaaaagctaaaatgaatagtaatttcgAACAGAGGTAGTATATCTCAACAATGTGTTTCTTGTTTCTTCTTAGACTAATATAATGTTCGagtcttagagcaactccaagaactcccttttATTGGACCCAGTACCTGAATTAGGgagataaagaaaataaaagctcCAACAAATCACTcaaacattttgcaaaaatacgGTCACGTGAAACCAACCTCCGTCACGTGACGTGGTTATATGGGGGATGGTACGGCAGTAACTTTTGGAGATTCCTTTTCTTGTTTGAGGGAGGAATGTGAAGGATGGATAACTTCATCAAAGATAATTCTACAAGATGAGCCGGTCCAAAAGATGGCCGGGTGAGGCTCGTGCGTATTTAGTAATGCTGAATAAGGCCTGCTGTTCGTAGCAGTCCGCCAAACTAGTCTCCGTTCCTCCAAGCTGTGACACCAGAAAATCAGCCGGAAACTTCAAACACCAGTCAAATTCTAAAACATTTTAGTTGAGCTTCACGTGCCAAAAATTTGAAAATAGTGAACTTCACGTGACAACATTTGAAATTAGCTTGAATAATCTGGAATTTTGGATGATCAAGTGAGGTGGTCAGTTCCTGTTGACGTGCGGCCAGGAGGATCCCCAACTGGTGACTGGACCAACATTCTGGGAatttgctgtttagcaccaaaaaaaaaaggacacgATATAGGGATTTAAGGAATCAAAAACACTCGACTGCTTCAACGTCTTGTAGATTCATCATATGAGCATTACCTACCACTACCAGTGTACCACACTCTACCCCATTCACTAGGACGTGTATTGCCAATTACAGAAGTTAAGGCTGCAACCACAAACATGCGGTTGTAACCAACAGGCATATGGCAAGGTGGCAAGCAACAAGGAGAATGAAACATTAGATAAGAGATATCTGCATGTAACAAACTATCTCAGATTTTGAATAGCAATCTGGGCAAAATCTCTAAACAAGCCATGTTTCAAATTAACATTTTGACAAGCTCTGATAAACCGTCTAAGTAATTCGCACATTACATGATTCTTTTCCAGATATCGAAGCATAGCCGATCAAAATCAAAACCACCAAAGGAACCTAAGCAGCAGCAACCTCCTTTTTAAGCTTAGCAAGCTCCTGCCTGATAGCACCACCCCTCTGTTCAGATCACAATCATAGCATCAGATAAGTTCATAAGCAGTAAAGTACAAAAATTAGAAACTCGAGAGAATATAAGCATGACAAACCTTGATCTTCGCCAACATGACCTTGAACCTGTCAAAGTCGTTGAGCGATGCTCTCCTCTTCTGGACAATCAGCTTCTTGCCCCATGAGCTCTTCTCCCACTTGTTTTTCACATCTGCAATCACGATATGATCCATTTAAACAGTGCTCATAGTGAAACAAATAGAGATAAAAAGAATGATAGAAGAAATAGCTAATCACCAGCTTCCTCCATTGCCTTAATCAATGTAGTCTTCTTTGGAACACGTTTAATGTCAATCTTGATGTCAGTCAGAGAAAGCCGCTTGAAGTTCATCTGGCAACGAACCATGTCGGGGGCATCCACAAGTGCCTAACATCAGACAGAAAAGACGTCTCAAAATTTCAtcttcaaacagaaaacaaattcaTGATGATGACCATTAAGCAAATAGCTACTAGTAAAAAATTTAATTACATATGTTGTGGGTTTGATTGGTCAAGCAGAACACATCAACATGATTATCAGGAAACTAAGTAAGAAACAATAACATGCCATGCCAGACACTTCAACAATATCACATTTCACATGATGCTTTAACAGGTAGATTATCTTTATAATAATCACTGAACAAACAATGAACTTGCACAAACAAGCTGACTCCGTCTACAAGAAAGCGACTAATCAAGAGACTATTCCTCATTTGCCATTGCAAAAGGGTGCACTGAGTGGCAAACAAGGGATTGTGTAAAATTGAGGTTGCAGGAAGATAATGTATCCACTAATCCAGTATCTGTCTATAAACATTCAACAATGCCATATATTGATATTAGCAGAGTATCTTGCTGAATGTTGGGCTGTCACGTTGTCACTTCTTAAAGGACATGGCATTATGACAGCACATTGCAGTAAAAAATTAGGAATGCACTAATATCATGCGACACTATATCACATACAAAACATGAGAATCTGGCACAAAATGCACCAATCAACATTGTaggtaaaaaaaaaggtgtTCACTTACAGAAGAGCAGATAGTAAGGTACAGACATACAGTGATAAAATTGCTGAATTTGGTTGCGAGAAGTAAAACAATATACTCCATCATTTCTCAAATATATGGTTTTTAGGACAGAATAATTAGTTAAAAGAACTAATCATAGTCTGAATTGTCATATTTAAATGCGGAGGTAGTACTTTACTTGCCAACTTAACCACGGAAGGCATAAATATACATAACCAGACAATGAAAGTAAAATGGTTGAAATGGGCTACTAAGCAATTGAATAAGTGAAGCAAAGCTATTCCACAAGCAAATgataaaacaaattaaaaaaggctAATGGTTGAGTCACCATTTTCATGAGGAGCTTATTAGATAAAAACAAATCATATCCAAAGTCTACAGTGCCAACTGTCACAAGTGATGTTGCTACTGTACTTATACTACAGAAATCAAAGCGAAGCAGCTAATTACACAGTGCAGATCAGTTAAACGGGGCAAGTTGCGTGTCTAATGCAATCACGCCAGATGCGACATCGCTCGAACAGCTAGTGATCAACAATACAACGCCCGGGCGCACCAGGGCTCACGAAACTACGGCACGACCCGAACACCTAGATCCTGTATCCACACCTCAGCACTAGCAAATCAACGACGACCAGATTGGGTGGAGAGATCCGGCTCAACTCACCCTGTTCTGGTCGACAAcgtcgacgatgacgacgaggcggccgtAGTCCTTGCCATAGTTCACCAGGGCCACCCGCCCGATCTCCACGAACCTCTTGAACGGCTGCAAAACCACAGGGCGCGCATCATTAGCTAACGCCCCAGAGGCCAAACGAAGCTCAAAATCACAAGGCTACCGAGGGATGTCGCTAGGTCACCGTACCATTTTGGCGGCGGGGGAAtcagcggcggctgcggcggcgaagCGGGAGCGAGCGAGACGGCGAGGCGGGGGGCGGCTGGAGAGGGAAGGGTTTAGACGACGCAGATGTATATAGCCGAGGGGGTTGGTTCTGGCTGAGCCGATGGATCCCGAGGTGAGGAACTGTCGCCGTCCGATCTAGGTTAGATGATGGGTTTGGAGGTTCTCTGGGGTGATGGGTTGGGCTTTTGATGGCCGCATTTTGTGGGCCGGGCTGGCCGCTGGCCTCTGTAGTTGAACTTGCATTATCTCCCAGTTTTTAGGCCCACAGTCCAGACGTGTATTTTCCCCTGAGCTTCACACCTACTAGTATGTATGCTAGACCCCAATGAGTTCAGTTCAGAACTTCGGACTTCAGGGCCATTGTTTGCTTTGCTCATATACAAAACATGCATTGGGAGTTTTAAGAAAATGCTGCTGGGATCAAGGCAAATTTTGCACATCGAAATAAATAAACAAGGGTCGAATTTTGGCACAACTAAATTTTTTGTTAGAGCTTGAGTTGTCTTGGCAGCAAACCAAATGCAAAGTAGACTTCCTGCCGACCCCAATCTCCAGGCATGTGCTCTCAGTCTCTCGCACACATCTTTTCTAACGGTGCCTGCTTGTTGCCTCCCTTTCGATTTGCTCATCCTTCAACTCATCCAACTAAGCTCTTATCGTCTTTGCTTTCATATCTCCATCACATCGCAAACTGATAATGCCTACCTGATCAGCTTCCACACGGTAGTACACCGGCGGAAGGAGGCACATTTTTGCAGCCGATGAGAACAATTATGCAAACCCTGTAAAAACATTTTCACGCGTTATccatattaatttttttattagggTTCCGTGTTGTGCTTGTGCATATGACCATGTGGCACAGTTCTCTGTCCTATGCACGTTGTACCAGATATGCAGAGCCGCCACAGCTTTCGTTGCGTTTGCGTGTCTCAGCCGCCCCTCCCCGAATTGGCGAGACAACCGATCATTGCTGCCGTCTCGCCGAGGCCTTTACACACGTGGTTCAGTGGTTGCGCCCTCAAATATGGCAGTTCATATtcaaagacccccccccccccccccccccccccccccccccccggggggTGCACACCTTCCTTGACACAACTATACATGCATAATGCATCTACGCGAGGTTTAAAAAAATGTAGATGAACTAACTCCATTTGTTTGCACCAATTTGAAAATTTGAAGAAATTTGAGCCAGTCATGGCAATTGATCACTGCCTAGTGTATCCCAGGCGACAAGTAATCTGTGATTTGTCAGGCACCAAAGCTGGGTCACTAATCAACATCGCTCTCGCCCGCCATTAATAATTCCCCGAATTGTTTAATTCCCTGCCAACTTTGCTGCACGCCTGCGATATATAAATCCCCCTCCGCTCACGCCTCTGCTTTCTGAAGCACCAAAACCAGAGAGGCTAATTGTTTAAGGGTTGGACGGGCTGAGATGGAGAGTGAGATCGAGAAGAAGGCGGCTGccatggcggaggaggaggtggcggggaAGAAGGTGGCGGCTGATGGTGACGTGAGCCTGAAGGAGCTGTCCAAGAAGCTCAACGACTTCGCC
This portion of the Setaria viridis chromosome 7, Setaria_viridis_v4.0, whole genome shotgun sequence genome encodes:
- the LOC117865916 gene encoding large ribosomal subunit protein eL14z encodes the protein MPFKRFVEIGRVALVNYGKDYGRLVVIVDVVDQNRALVDAPDMVRCQMNFKRLSLTDIKIDIKRVPKKTTLIKAMEEADVKNKWEKSSWGKKLIVQKRRASLNDFDRFKVMLAKIKRGGAIRQELAKLKKEVAAA